A genomic region of Quercus lobata isolate SW786 unplaced genomic scaffold, ValleyOak3.0 Primary Assembly Scq3eQI_1983, whole genome shotgun sequence contains the following coding sequences:
- the LOC115973680 gene encoding uncharacterized protein LOC115973680, which yields MAVHSKNETLLCKVFPSSLGPVAKRWFDGLKAGSINSFKELTRMYWEMFNKIDGDFEDVAISTFKLSLPAEHGLRKSLTGKPVTRIRQLMVNAVFREPVHQVSEKIKNKLYSKWPNKMSGDPLRHNQSLHFQCHQDWGHTTEDCRTLWNHLEQLVKKGKLQQFLHQPNV from the exons ATGGCTGTACACTCCAAGAATGAAACCTTGCTGTGCAAGGTTTTCCCATCCAGTCTAGGGCCTGTGGCGAAGAGGTGGTTTGATGGGTTGAAGGCAGGTTCCATCAATTCTTTTAAGGAACTCACCCGAAT gtattgggagatgttcaaCAAGATAGACGGTGATTTTGAAGACGTGGCCATTAGCACTTTCAAGCTTAGCCTGCCTGCTGAGCACGGCCTAAGAAAGTCTTTGACGGGGAAACCTGTTACTCGTATACGTCAACTCATGGTAAACGCCGTGTTCCGAGAACCGGTGCATCAGGTTTCAGAGAAGATCAAGAACAAGCTGTATTccaaatggccgaacaagatgagTGGAGATCCTTTAAGGCACAACCAAAGCCTCCATTTTCAGTGCCACCAAGATTGGGGACATACCACAGAGGATTGCCGAACTCTGTGGAACCATCTGGAGCAACTAGTTAAGAAGGGGAAGTTGCAACAATTTTTACATCAACCTAACGTATGA